One segment of Natranaeroarchaeum aerophilus DNA contains the following:
- a CDS encoding phage tail sheath family protein, which translates to MPEYQAPGVYVEEQSTGSKSVEGVSTSVAGFLGETVRGPVEPQLVTSYTEFERIYGSSPKGSVLDVAVDGFFKNGGSKCYVARVTAADPNDVATRTLVDEDKTEVLELEANGPGDWGSNVAVIVRDAQHPDQFDMIVRYWSCDRADVMDPDSDRPEPSPDVEEVYEGLTADPQSSHFYEKQLSSSVLVNVEYLDDGRPTNGLVWLSRDNHEVMTDGGVLLPDGGAVEKEVLHIPENLEELGKDELADIAEPIDIDADPDSEEFIDELEEIRDGEQEIDLEIVTDPSEKTDTDDEVSLSDYEGVDKPGMRTGLAAFEAIDEVSLVCAPDENDVTGLTDSLVAHCENMGDRFAILQAPQNPGPTQEMETPVDSSYAAYYYPWVEVLDPVTNREKLAPPGGHIAGIYSRSDIDHGVHKAPANEVIRGIQGLQRTLTKGEQDILNPKGINCLRSFQGRGTRVWGARTCSSDPEWKYINVRRLFLYIEQSLEEGTQWAVFEPNDKDLWARIRQSTENFLKTVWRNGGLQGSTQDEAFFVRCGEDTMTQDDIDNGRLIIEIGIAPVKPAEFVIFRIAQDTGDA; encoded by the coding sequence ATGCCGGAATATCAGGCACCCGGTGTCTACGTAGAGGAGCAAAGCACCGGCAGTAAATCAGTTGAAGGCGTCAGCACGAGTGTCGCTGGCTTTCTGGGCGAAACGGTCCGGGGGCCGGTCGAACCGCAACTCGTCACCAGTTACACCGAATTCGAGCGCATCTACGGTTCGAGTCCGAAAGGCTCGGTCCTTGACGTCGCCGTCGACGGGTTCTTCAAAAACGGCGGTAGCAAATGTTACGTCGCGCGCGTGACAGCCGCCGACCCGAACGACGTGGCGACGCGGACGCTCGTCGACGAGGACAAGACCGAGGTTCTCGAACTCGAGGCCAACGGTCCCGGGGACTGGGGCTCGAACGTCGCGGTCATCGTCCGCGACGCCCAGCATCCCGACCAGTTCGACATGATCGTCCGATACTGGTCGTGCGATCGCGCCGACGTCATGGATCCCGATTCGGATCGTCCGGAACCGTCGCCGGACGTCGAAGAGGTGTACGAGGGGCTCACGGCTGACCCCCAGTCCAGTCACTTCTACGAGAAGCAGCTCTCGAGTTCAGTGCTGGTCAACGTCGAGTATCTCGACGACGGCCGCCCCACGAACGGGCTGGTCTGGTTGAGCCGAGACAACCACGAGGTGATGACGGATGGTGGCGTCCTCTTGCCCGACGGTGGCGCCGTCGAAAAAGAGGTCCTTCACATTCCGGAGAACCTCGAGGAGCTCGGCAAGGACGAACTCGCCGATATCGCCGAGCCGATCGACATCGATGCCGACCCCGACTCCGAGGAGTTCATCGACGAACTCGAGGAGATCAGAGACGGTGAGCAGGAGATCGACCTCGAGATCGTCACGGACCCCTCGGAGAAGACGGACACCGACGACGAGGTGTCCCTGAGCGACTACGAAGGTGTCGACAAACCCGGGATGCGTACCGGTCTCGCGGCCTTCGAAGCCATCGACGAGGTCTCGCTCGTCTGTGCCCCGGACGAAAACGACGTGACCGGGTTGACGGACTCACTCGTCGCACACTGTGAGAACATGGGCGATCGATTCGCCATCCTGCAAGCGCCACAGAACCCTGGTCCGACCCAGGAGATGGAAACGCCCGTCGACTCGTCGTACGCAGCGTACTACTATCCCTGGGTCGAGGTTCTGGATCCAGTGACCAACCGGGAGAAGCTCGCGCCGCCGGGCGGACACATCGCGGGGATCTACTCGCGGAGCGACATCGACCACGGCGTGCACAAAGCGCCCGCGAACGAAGTCATTCGCGGCATTCAGGGACTACAGCGCACCCTCACCAAGGGCGAACAGGATATTCTCAACCCGAAGGGGATCAACTGTCTGCGCAGCTTCCAGGGTCGCGGGACCCGCGTCTGGGGTGCTCGGACCTGTTCGAGCGACCCCGAGTGGAAGTACATCAACGTTCGGCGACTGTTCCTGTACATCGAGCAGTCTCTCGAGGAGGGCACGCAGTGGGCCGTCTTCGAGCCAAACGATAAGGATCTGTGGGCGCGCATCCGCCAGTCGACGGAGAACTTCCTGAAGACCGTCTGGCGCAACGGTGGGCTACAGGGATCGACCCAGGACGAGGCGTTCTTCGTCCGCTGTGGCGAGGACACGATGACTCAGGACGATATAGACAACGGACGCCTGATCATCGAGATCGGAATCGCCCCGGTCAAGCCCGCCGAGTTCGTGATCTTCCGAATAGCTCAAGACACTGGGGATGCGTAG
- a CDS encoding eCIS core domain-containing protein has product MAFRSARENTDDSASDHSSAALRSDSSDATTGDRAGGRQHSGSVHEQYDTPQYPRQWRKQLMRREKQYGAARVSQWASEGMPVESMGSPAEMDAVREQQADHSAAVPDSIAQDNEVSLYRSKTAQHETGPAGDTGLSGVSETVRDVISSPGTDLDSDVKSNLEENLGRELDHVQVHTGPKAQHACEEVNARAFTVGNHIAFGPGEYDPGSPEGQHLIAHEVVHTLQQPDAPMSMMPKAEVAMEIDPDPQAEREADEVAERVVKGDQVGIDSMWNADVHVQRSVKSKLSGGMSAVKESLTSDDADNEASEFIDLDGGDLSETVGALVENQKQIIGTLQGQGRSAIDKIGEATGKGVVGGTVGLGVAAMGMGPVAAAIAGGAMADVGKTLYGDAYQKGTTAISEVDLDAIADKVKARISGTGHGGETVAGEGGHV; this is encoded by the coding sequence ATGGCATTTCGATCTGCGAGGGAGAACACGGACGATTCAGCGTCCGACCATTCGTCGGCGGCGCTCCGGTCGGATTCTTCGGATGCGACCACTGGTGATCGTGCCGGCGGGCGTCAGCACTCGGGGTCAGTCCACGAGCAATACGACACACCGCAGTATCCCCGGCAGTGGCGCAAACAGCTCATGCGCCGGGAAAAGCAGTACGGCGCTGCGCGCGTGAGCCAGTGGGCCAGCGAGGGGATGCCGGTCGAGTCGATGGGCTCGCCCGCAGAGATGGACGCGGTGCGCGAACAGCAGGCCGACCACTCGGCGGCGGTACCGGATTCCATCGCCCAGGACAACGAAGTGTCACTCTATCGCAGCAAGACCGCCCAGCACGAGACCGGCCCGGCAGGCGACACCGGGCTGTCCGGCGTCTCCGAGACCGTCCGCGACGTGATCTCCTCTCCAGGTACCGACCTCGATTCCGACGTCAAGAGCAATCTCGAGGAAAACCTCGGGCGGGAACTCGATCACGTCCAGGTTCACACCGGGCCCAAGGCTCAGCACGCGTGTGAAGAGGTGAACGCGCGCGCATTTACCGTCGGCAACCACATCGCGTTCGGTCCCGGCGAGTACGATCCCGGGTCGCCGGAAGGACAGCACCTCATCGCCCACGAGGTCGTCCACACCCTCCAGCAGCCGGACGCGCCGATGTCGATGATGCCCAAGGCCGAGGTGGCCATGGAGATCGACCCGGACCCACAGGCCGAGCGCGAGGCCGACGAGGTCGCCGAGCGCGTCGTCAAGGGCGACCAAGTCGGCATCGACTCGATGTGGAATGCTGACGTGCACGTTCAGCGCTCCGTCAAAAGCAAACTTTCTGGCGGCATGTCGGCAGTAAAAGAGTCACTGACCAGTGACGATGCCGATAACGAAGCGTCGGAGTTCATAGATCTGGATGGCGGAGACCTCAGCGAGACCGTCGGCGCACTCGTCGAGAATCAAAAGCAGATTATCGGTACCTTGCAAGGACAGGGCCGAAGTGCGATCGACAAGATCGGTGAAGCCACCGGCAAAGGCGTCGTCGGTGGCACCGTTGGTCTCGGTGTCGCTGCAATGGGAATGGGACCGGTGGCGGCCGCGATCGCTGGCGGTGCCATGGCGGACGTCGGCAAGACGCTCTACGGTGATGCTTACCAGAAGGGTACGACCGCCATCTCCGAGGTTGACCTCGATGCTATCGCGGACAAGGTCAAGGCACGGATCTCTGGTACTGGGCACGGAGGAGAAACAGTGGCTGGTGAAGGAGGGCACGTTTAG
- a CDS encoding type II toxin-antitoxin system VapC family toxin codes for MTHLFFDTSAIAKRYAVEPGTDTVDHLIESSDSTVLITSLTIVELASALRRKQNRDALSRSDVDRLLTVFFRESLEEFTIVALDETRFEQALDLVLEDDLRTLDSLQLAAALEVNADLECQFVCADDDLISVADTHGLETIDPTADDPLAGISLGNGRDNDC; via the coding sequence ATGACTCACCTGTTTTTCGACACGTCTGCTATCGCGAAGCGGTACGCTGTGGAACCGGGGACCGACACCGTCGATCACTTAATCGAATCCAGCGACTCGACCGTTCTCATCACGTCACTGACGATAGTCGAGCTTGCTTCCGCGTTGCGGCGCAAACAAAACCGTGACGCGCTGTCGCGCTCGGACGTTGACAGGTTACTAACGGTGTTCTTTCGTGAGTCGCTCGAGGAGTTCACGATCGTCGCACTGGACGAAACCCGGTTCGAACAGGCACTCGATCTCGTCTTGGAAGATGATCTCAGAACACTCGATAGCTTGCAGTTAGCCGCTGCCCTCGAGGTGAATGCCGACCTGGAGTGTCAGTTCGTCTGTGCCGACGATGATCTCATCTCCGTCGCTGACACTCACGGACTGGAGACGATCGACCCGACGGCGGACGATCCACTAGCTGGCATCTCGCTCGGGAATGGGAGAGACAATGACTGTTGA
- a CDS encoding eCIS core domain-containing protein — translation MEEHRIQRATEGTTSDPEDIPEPVLDVVGGEGMPLEGSIQRSLEDRMDADFSDVRIHTGADATKACEAIDARAFTCGNKIAFNAGEYNPESPEGQYLLAHELAHVKQQTGGAAISMMPKEGGLQIDPDPQLEREADEMAAQALSGEEPLVVNRMGADVHIQRAAKGESMAYEGLDNLTEEVANLRETVAENQQEIQDTKSSLGALEDEVHGGLGETAAGIAGAGLGAGAIALGRAGMEPAMQDGLANTAMNPELAAPAMAATLMAASVGAAGAGAKGLWDRAKERFFGDETDEEEQFEEEERDGLLSSIKERAS, via the coding sequence ATGGAAGAACATCGCATCCAGCGGGCGACTGAAGGGACCACTTCTGATCCCGAAGACATCCCGGAACCCGTCCTCGACGTCGTCGGCGGCGAGGGGATGCCCCTCGAGGGCTCCATTCAGCGCTCGCTCGAAGACCGGATGGATGCGGACTTCTCTGACGTGCGCATTCACACGGGCGCGGACGCGACCAAAGCCTGCGAGGCCATCGACGCCCGCGCGTTCACGTGCGGGAACAAGATTGCCTTTAACGCCGGCGAGTATAATCCGGAGTCGCCCGAGGGACAGTACCTGCTAGCCCACGAACTCGCACACGTCAAGCAACAGACCGGCGGCGCCGCGATCAGCATGATGCCCAAGGAGGGCGGTCTGCAGATCGATCCTGACCCGCAGTTAGAGCGCGAGGCCGACGAGATGGCTGCCCAGGCGCTCTCTGGCGAGGAACCGCTGGTCGTCAATCGGATGGGCGCCGACGTGCACATCCAGCGGGCGGCGAAGGGCGAGTCGATGGCTTACGAAGGACTCGACAATCTCACCGAAGAGGTCGCCAACCTGCGGGAAACCGTTGCCGAGAACCAGCAAGAGATCCAGGACACGAAATCGAGTCTGGGAGCGCTTGAGGACGAAGTACACGGCGGGTTGGGTGAAACGGCCGCTGGCATTGCCGGTGCCGGGCTCGGTGCAGGGGCGATAGCGCTTGGCCGGGCCGGAATGGAACCCGCCATGCAGGACGGGCTAGCGAACACGGCGATGAATCCAGAACTGGCTGCGCCAGCGATGGCGGCAACACTCATGGCCGCCAGCGTCGGCGCTGCGGGAGCAGGGGCGAAAGGGCTCTGGGACCGGGCCAAAGAGCGGTTCTTCGGGGACGAGACCGACGAGGAAGAGCAGTTCGAGGAAGAGGAAAGAGATGGCCTCCTCAGCTCGATCAAAGAGCGAGCAAGTTGA